A single Micromonospora luteifusca DNA region contains:
- a CDS encoding winged helix-turn-helix transcriptional regulator yields the protein MPKRYHCPVELAVDVVGGKWRPVIMAHLKEGVHRYGELRRRMPGVSEKMLTQRLRELEADGLVLRHDHETTPPHVEYRLTEEGLSLAPVLQALYDWGAARAARTGTPIDGSSAA from the coding sequence ATGCCCAAGCGATACCACTGCCCGGTGGAACTCGCCGTCGACGTTGTCGGCGGAAAATGGCGACCGGTGATCATGGCCCATCTCAAGGAGGGCGTACACCGCTATGGCGAACTGCGCCGCCGGATGCCAGGCGTCAGCGAGAAGATGCTGACCCAGCGTCTGCGCGAGTTGGAGGCCGACGGGCTCGTCCTGCGACACGACCACGAGACCACACCACCTCATGTCGAGTACCGGCTCACCGAGGAAGGACTGAGCCTGGCCCCGGTTTTGCAGGCGCTGTACGACTGGGGCGCCGCGCGGGCCGCACGTACCGG